Within Corvus moneduloides isolate bCorMon1 unplaced genomic scaffold, bCorMon1.pri scaffold_146_arrow_ctg1, whole genome shotgun sequence, the genomic segment aaagcattttcgaCCTTTTTCGcaattttattcccttcacagATGCGACCTTTGCCGTGACACCTTTGAAGCAGcacccctggcccagctgcgcctcggtgcagctcattttatcctgaggaagcggctactcctgctgcggtgctgttattatttctcagacctttctctatattttatttccctcacacctccagtccCTTCCCGTGCCGCACGTTTACCATCAACACCACCCCAAAGgtgcctcggtgcagctcttttagtgacacggggccgcggctactcctgctgcagtaccttttgaatatttcttagaccagtgtcaatattttattccgctcacacttcccagcctttcccgtgctaCTCTTTTTCaccagcagcgctgcctcgACGGTCCCTCGGtacagctcttttagtgacacggcgcagcggccacccctcctgctgccgtgcctttattggacctcttttaccatgctcagcattttattccctttacacctctcagcctttccaagccccttttttaccagcagcgctgccccaacggtccctcggtgcagctcttttagtgacacggggcagcggccattcctgctgcagtacctttacaatatttcttagaccagtgtcaatattttattccgctcacacttcccagccattcccgtgctgctcttttgaatcagcagcgctgccccgacggtcccgcggtgcagctcttttagtgatgcggggcagcggccacacctgctgcagtacctttattggacctcttttaccatgctcagcattttattccctttatacCTCTCAacctttccgggcccctttttaatgagcagcgctgccccgacggtccctcgttgcagctcttttagtgatgcggggcagcggccattcctgctgcagtacctttacaatatttcttagaccagtgtcaatattttattccgctcacacttcccagcctttcccgtgctgctcttttgaaccagcagcgctgccccgacggtcccgccggtgcagctcttttagtgacacgacgcagcggccacccctcctgcagtacctttattggacctctttttccatgttcagcattttattccctttatacctctcagcctttccgggccccttttttaccagcagcgctgccccgacggtcccgcggtgcagctcttttagtgacacggggcagcggctactcctgctgcagtacctttacaatatttcttagaccagtgtcaatattttattccgctcacacttcccagcctttcccgtgctgctcttttgaaccagcagcgctgccccgacggtcccgcggtgcagctcttttagtgatgcggggcagcggccacacctgctgcagtacctttattggacctcttttaccatgctcagcattttattccctttatacCTCTCAacctttccgggcccctttttaacgagcagcgctgccccgacggtccctcggtgcagctcttttagtgacacggggcagcggccactcccgctgcagtacttttaaagcattttcgaCCTTTTTCGcaattttattcccttcacagATGCGACCTTTGCCGTGACACCTTTGAAGCAGcacccctggcccagctgcgcctcggtgcagctcattttatcctgaggaagcggctactcctgctgcggtgctgttattatttctcagacctttctctatattttatttccctcacacctccagtccTTTCCCGTGCCGCACGTTTACCATCAACACCACCCCAAAGgtgcctcggtgcagctcttttagtgacacggggcagcggctactcctgctgcagtaccttttgaatatttcttagaccattgtcaatattttattccgctcacacttcccagcctttcccgtgctactcttttttaccagcagcgctgcctcgACGGTCCCTCGGtacagctcttttagtgacacggcgcagcggccacccctcctgctgccgtgcctttattggacctcttttaccatgctcagcattttattccctttacacctctcagcctttccgggccccttttttaccagcagcgctgccccgacggtccctcggtgcagctcttttactgacacggggcagcggccactcctgccgcagtacctttacaatatttcttagaccagtgtcaatattttattccgctcacacttcccagcctttcccgtgctgctcttttgaaccagcagcgctgccccgacggtccctcggtgcagctctttcagtgaCGCAGcgcagcggccacacctgctgcagtacctttattggacctcttttaccatgctcagcattttattccctttacacctctcaacctttccgggcccctttttaacgagcagcgctgccccgacggtccctcgctgcagctcttttactgacacggggcagcggccactcctgctgcagtacctttacaatatttcttaaaccactgtcaatattttattccgctcacatttcccagcctttcccgtgctgctcttttgaaccagcagcgctgccccgacggtccctcggtgcagctctttcagtgaCGCAGCacagcggccacacctgctgcagtacctttattggacctcttttaccatgctcagcatcttattccctttacacctctcagcctttccgggccccttttttatcagcagcgctgccccgacggtccctcggtgcagctcttttagtgatgcggggcagcggctactcctgctgcagtacctttacaatatttcttagaccattgtcaatacTTTATTCGGCTCACACTTCCTCTTGTCAgtattttattccgctcacacttcccagcctttcccgtgctgctctttttaagcagcagcgctgccccgacggtcccgcggtgcagctcttttagtgacacggggcagcggccacacctgctgcagtacctttattggacctcttttaccatgctcagcattttattccctttacacctctcagcctttccgggcccctttttaaccagcagcgctaccccgacggtccctcggtgcagctcttttactgacacggggcagcggccactcctgctgcagtacctttacaatacTTCTTAGACcactgtcaatattttattccgctcacatttcccagcctttcccgtgctgctctttttaacctgCAGCGCCTCCCCGACGGTCCCGGGGTGCAGCTCTcttagtgacacggggcagggGCGGAGAGCCCTCTAGGTGCGGCTCCTCTATGGCACTTTACCgtgttctattttatttcattggcaCCTCGCGCGTTGCGCCGGGCGGCTCATTCGGGGACATGCGCCGGCTCCCACAGCGCCCCGCTcgccgccgctccccggggGCCTCCCCGCTGCTCTCGGGAGATCGCACACCGCAGGCGGCCCAAGCCCCGTCTCGCCGACGGCACTCACCACccaccgcccgccgccgcgTTCTCCCGGTCCCTACCGGCACGAAGCGGCGCTGCCGATGACGGAGCCGATGCGCGGCTGCCACGCCGCTTTCCCCGCGCCTCAGGGCCGGCGCCTTCGGCCGCACAGGGCGGCGTCCCCGCACCCGGGCCAGCCCGCGGAgctcctgccgccgccgccgccgccccccgacTGAGGGGCCGCGACGCCGGCGCCCCCTTTTATACTCCGCACCCCCTTTTCCCGCCACTGCCGCGGTGGGCTCCCCCCGCTTCAAAACCGCCCAGAAGCGCCCGAGGCGGGATAGCCCCCGCGCCGGAATCCCTCCTGtcctggaaaagggaagctaaagaaaaaaaaaaaagaactccgAGCTTTCCACAAATGTCCCAAAAAACGAAGCAGCTGTGAGGGGCTTCGACCTTTGCCTGGTCCCTCAGGAAACAGCGCTTTCCATTGGCTGCCGGAGTAGCCAGGGCTCCTATTGGCTGCCGCACGCTGCAATGCTTCCGATTGGCTGCTGCCCGATCCGCAGCCCccgggcagctgctgctgggggtctCACCAGGCGGGCTGCAGCCGGAGCAGGACACACCGCAACGCCAGCAGGCGTCCAGCGGTGCTCGGTGTCTGTCGGCGTTTGCAGTTCAGACAGACAAATTGAATCCCAATTGCCGGCGATTTCCACCACCTGctatttctcctctgttttcctggatGGATTTGACAGCGCTTTCTTTCCCCCCACAGAgttggaaagcaaaatgctcAGCTGCCTCTTGGCCATCTCCGCTTccttccacagctccagccttgtccctctttctctcccctttaCTTTGCACCAggttctccctcctcctttcccaggcagGTCGCAGCAGAGACATTTCACCGACGTGTCACCGACGTGGCCATACACAGTGTGACACTGCTCATCTGTCTCTGTGGGCTGGCTGGGAACGGGGCTCTTCTGCCTCCTCAGATGGAAAGGGCATACTGCCAGCATCTTTAGCCTGGCTGTCCACCgacttcatcttcctcctctttgcggtcccctctgccctgctcttcctgctggaagatgtgtcctgctctcctgtcaTGCCCCTGATGTATGTGAGATTCCTTTACCTGGTGTCAGCGTTCTCCTGCTACTGGGTGCTCTTCTGGATGACAGCCATCAGCGCcaaaaaggacatggaaaagcTCTGCAAGCTCTGCTGCCGCTGTGACCTTCCCAATCCCATGatgtgggtgctgtggggtgctCAATGCTTGACCTTCTTCGTTCCCATCATTCTCATTCCCACAGTGGCTTCCCTGTGCCCGTCTCACGAGCAGGAGCACTGCCGGGTGGCTCTCATCTCCATGTTCTCCGTTACCCTGCTCCTCTTTGCTGCACCCGTGGTCATTACCCGCATAATAATCCACACGTTCCGCTGTGTCCCGGTCTTTCCCATTGTTTCCCGGTCTGTCCCGCTCTGTCCCGCGGGGAGGCGGGGCCTGACCCGCGCCACGCCCCCTACGCGCGCGCTCCGCATGGGTCACGTGGTTTCCCGCGCGTCACGTGATCGGGGCGGGGGCCGCCGGGAAGCGCCAGGCGGGACGGGGCCGGGATCGGGGTCGGGGTCGGGACCGGGCCCAGCGCAGCCCCGGCCAAGCCGCGGCCCTGCCCGAACCCTGCGAGCCGCCAGCCCGGCGCCGGCCCGCCATGGAGCGCCGGGACCCCTCCGGATCGGTCGCCCGCTTGGCAGccgccctcccctccctcccccggGCCGGGTCCGCCCCCCGCCCCTCGGCACTCCGTGACTCGTCGGCGGCTCCTCGGCTCCTCCATCGTTCGCCGGTGGCGGCAGCCAAGAGATAGTCCGGGCCTAGCGGAGCGGCCAGCACAGGTGAGCGCGGCCGGGCCTGGCCTCCCGCCGGCACCGGggcggcgccggggccgcgccgtCCCCGCCCCGGGCACTCCCGGGACATCCCGGCCGCCCCctgggcggcagcggcgggccCGAGGGCGGCATCGGCCGCTGCGGGCGCAGCTCCCGCCGGGACCCGCGGCTTTCCCCGCGCTCGCGCCCCGCGGTGGGGGACACCCCGGGAGGGCGGGGGTCCCTCCCCGGGCAGCGCAACCCGGGGCATTCCCTGGAACGGGGACTCGGGGCGGGctcggggccggcggggccgctgCGCTGCCCTCCCCGCTGATGGATTGAATCCTGTTCCGGTCATTGGCTTTGTCAGGGCTTTGTTCCTTCCCCTTTGCTCTCCCGGTTTGGCGCCGGAGCCGCTCCGGGATGGAGCGGGCCGGCACCGGCACGGGCTGCGGGGCTCTGGGGGCGGCCGGCGGCTCTGGGCGGCTTCGCGGGGCTGCCGTGCTCGGGGAATTGGCTTCGGGCGGCTGCTGCCGTAGGTCAGTGAGGGAAGAGTCGCGGGTCCGGACACAATCCCGTCCCGGAGTGAGCGGGTGGCTGTTGCGTAAAGCCTCATCCTTGGGGGGGTTGTGTTGGACTTTGTAAAAGTCACTTAACGTTCCTGGGCTCTGGgctgacttttttccttttttgccatttttcaaTGAGCAAAACAAAGCGAGAAAGTGTTGAGAGGTGTAAGCCGGGTATCCGGTGCAttcagtgctgtgcctgtgatTCTCTTTGGGAGATGAGCAAGTGGTTCAGTGGATTTTGGGGGAGAACTGAGTGCTTGTGCCAAAGCTCGCTCACAGCCTGGGCAGATGCTGTAcagtggaaagggaaaaggggcagGTGTGGGACCCAGTGCCCCCTCCAGCTCATCTCTCGCCTTATTACGGCCTTGTTTGGTCATTTTCTCAGGAGTGCCGGTGCTTTGAAGCATTCCCgtgttcccagtgctggcaggCAGGTGCCCACCTGCCCCTGTGGGACTgcccaggcccttcctcagTGCCAGTCTTTGGAATGAGCTGGTTCTGCTGGGGCCTGTGTGTTCATTTGTCACCTGGGCTCCCTCCCAGCTACTGAACTCCTCTCAGGTGTATTCCTAGTTCCTGACATTCCTTTAAAACTACCGAATTCTTCTCTCAGGTCCCTGGCAAATGGGGCTTTGCAGCCTGGGGGAGTTCTTGCAAAACGGGGTCTAGTGAAGCGCTCTGCAGGAGTGGTTGTGCACCTGAGCGGTCATTTAGTTGTCTCCTCTAATGAGGGAAACGTGATTAAACTCCTGGcgctgtgctgctgttgtgtgtCGGCCTCGAGGTGTGAGACAGTCCCGGTGTCACACTGGAGTTGCTTAGTGGCTGTGCTGAGACTGGGACAGGTCTTGTTGGTCAGgagcaaaagggaaaatttaTCTTTTGGCTTGCTTAATATCTTGGCTTTATTAATGTATCAATGTCAATTTTTGTCAtttgctgcctcctgcacagtgtgtttgcagctctgtgtgagAGCAGACTCTCCCCTGTTGGGGAGTGAGACaatcctggaatatcctgagct encodes:
- the LOC116438886 gene encoding LOW QUALITY PROTEIN: uncharacterized protein LOC116438886 (The sequence of the model RefSeq protein was modified relative to this genomic sequence to represent the inferred CDS: inserted 2 bases in 1 codon; deleted 1 base in 1 codon), which encodes MLPIGCCPIRSPRAAAAGGLTRRAAAGAGHTATPAGVQRCSVSVGRFLSPHRVGKQNAQLPLGHLRFLPQLQPCPSFSPLYFAPGSPSSFPRQVAAETFHRRVTDVAIHSVTLLICLCGLAGNGALLXLLRWKGHTASIFSLAVTDFIFLLFAVPSALLFLLEDVSCSPVMPLMYVRFLYLVSAFSCYWVLFWMTAISAKKDMEKLCKLCCRCDLPNPMMWVLWGAQCLTFFVPIILIPTVASLCPSHEQEHCRVALISMFSVTLLLFAAPVVITRIIIHTFRCVPVFPIVSRSVPLCPAGRRGLTRATPPTRALRMGHVVSRASRDRGGGRREAPGGTGPGSGSGSGPGPAQPRPSRGPARTLRAASPAPARHGAPGPLRIGRPLGSRPPLPPPGRVRPPPLGTP